Proteins found in one Terribacillus sp. DMT04 genomic segment:
- a CDS encoding Na(+)/H(+) antiporter subunit C, whose translation MEIIMIVLAGILFGFAVYNILQKRLLRIIIGTALLSHAAHLFILTMGKLKRGAAPVLREGTENYTDPLPQALILTSIVISFGVTSLLLVLAYRAVKMNGTDNMEELRGNNHD comes from the coding sequence ATGGAAATCATTATGATCGTACTCGCAGGCATCCTCTTTGGATTTGCGGTTTATAACATTTTACAAAAACGGCTGCTCCGTATCATTATTGGAACTGCCTTGCTATCCCATGCTGCTCACCTTTTCATCCTGACAATGGGGAAATTAAAGCGTGGTGCTGCACCCGTTCTTAGAGAAGGTACAGAGAATTATACTGATCCGCTGCCGCAAGCACTGATTCTGACGTCCATTGTTATCAGTTTCGGTGTTACGAGCTTGCTTCTCGTATTAGCATACCGGGCAGTCAAAATGAACGGAACAGATAATATGGAAGAATTAAGAGGTAATAACCATGACTAA